A portion of the Candidatus Cloacimonadota bacterium genome contains these proteins:
- a CDS encoding CvpA family protein, protein MNLADIILGILLILLVLNGIRKGFIACLIHLLGLITAFFLISNVGFILKRSLIIRFNLDATLAHIFSYLIIFILIIILVRIVIILLQKVINILNLNFINRFLGAIFGLISGAMIIAILLVFIDVTPMKGFVQKNTENSRIVSYVRLMTKELLNLFPDIEEQKERLKKQIESRKKSI, encoded by the coding sequence ATGAATTTAGCAGATATAATTCTTGGTATTTTATTAATATTATTAGTTTTAAACGGGATCAGGAAAGGTTTCATCGCCTGTTTGATCCATCTTTTGGGCCTAATTACAGCTTTTTTTCTGATCTCTAATGTCGGATTTATTTTGAAAAGAAGCCTTATCATCAGGTTTAATCTGGATGCGACCTTAGCTCACATTTTTTCATATCTCATTATTTTTATCCTGATCATAATTCTGGTGAGAATTGTGATCATCCTGCTGCAAAAAGTTATTAATATCTTAAATTTAAATTTCATCAATCGATTCTTGGGAGCGATTTTCGGATTGATCAGCGGAGCTATGATAATCGCTATCCTTCTTGTTTTTATCGATGTTACTCCCATGAAAGGATTCGTGCAGAAAAACACTGAAAACTCCCGGATCGTTTCTTATGTCAGGCTGATGACTAAAGAACTTTTAAACTTGTTTCCTGATATTGAAGAACAAAAAGAGAGATTGAAAAAACAAATAGAATCACGGAAAAAATCTATCTAA
- a CDS encoding GatB/YqeY domain-containing protein, giving the protein MINRITNDIKKALLNKQKEELLVLRSLKSALKYIEIEQKKELTEEESIKVLKNQVKSREQAIELYIQGNRPELAEKEEFEIKIIKAYLPEPLTEAEMETEVTKTISELQAESMKDMGKVMKALSQKLGTRADGKILSNLVRQKLA; this is encoded by the coding sequence ATGATAAACAGAATCACAAATGATATTAAAAAGGCTCTTCTGAATAAACAAAAAGAGGAGTTACTTGTTCTTCGTTCTTTAAAATCTGCTTTGAAGTACATTGAAATAGAGCAGAAAAAAGAACTGACTGAAGAAGAAAGTATCAAAGTATTAAAAAATCAGGTCAAAAGCAGGGAACAAGCAATAGAATTATATATTCAGGGTAACAGACCTGAACTTGCTGAAAAAGAAGAATTTGAGATCAAGATAATTAAAGCATATCTTCCGGAACCTCTGACAGAAGCTGAAATGGAGACCGAAGTGACGAAAACCATTTCTGAACTTCAGGCAGAATCGATGAAAGATATGGGAAAAGTAATGAAAGCTCTTTCTCAAAAATTGGGAACAAGAGCTGACGGCAAAATTTTGAGTAATCTCGTCCGTCAAAAATTAGCATAG
- the rpsU gene encoding 30S ribosomal protein S21 gives MPKIIAKEGEPFQVTLRRFKKSCEKAALLSDIKKNQYYEKPTVARRRKANAAKRKAVKLQRKAARYNRSF, from the coding sequence GTGCCGAAAATTATTGCCAAAGAAGGTGAACCTTTCCAGGTAACTTTACGAAGATTTAAAAAATCTTGTGAAAAAGCTGCTCTACTTTCCGATATTAAGAAAAACCAATATTATGAAAAACCGACTGTTGCTCGTCGCAGAAAAGCAAATGCAGCCAAACGAAAAGCAGTGAAATTACAGAGAAAAGCAGCCAGATACAACAGATCATTTTAA